The nucleotide window GGGGTTTTTTGTTGTTCAATACCGCACTGGGGCACGTTCTGGAAAAGCCTGACTGATCAGGTAAAGCGGAACCGTCTGGCCGTGGGCATTCACCGTGCCGATGGGTTCCAGACCCGTGGCGCACAAACCCAGCAGACGCAACTGTGAAGGGGTGGCATATTGAATCGGAACCACTTCCGTGGATGGATAGTGTTCTTTGTTCAGCATAGCGTCAAGTATAACCGAAAGCGCTTACGGTTTGCATGAGTCTTTTTCCCCTGTGGCCTGCATTGCCCAGATCCTTGCCTGCAACCTGCTCGAAAGCACTCAAATTAGGCATCGCGCAGCAAAAGAAACCGCTATGATGAACCCACACTGCCTCATGCATTTTTCACCAGTTCAAAATGAGGCGGGGCAAATCCAGAATCCAACCCAAAACGGATCCAGCGCATCCATCCCCCTGGTGGTTGATCCAGGTTTTGCACCAGATTTTGCATTTGCCTTGCAGCACAAGGAGAAGTTGATGAGCAACCCCCAGGCACCTGTGCAACTGGAGTGCATCGAAATGTCCACTCCAATCCATTCCACACCTGCCTCCAGGCAGGAAGGCATTCCCTATGACCGCCCGCAGTTGAAACTGCAGGGCAAATGGCAGGCTGTTCATCTGATCACGTCCATCGTCGGCGATCCGGGCTGATTTCAGGAGATGCTGACCATGAAAATCTGGAACCTGCTGTTCATTCCCGTCCTGCTGGCCTCCTGTGCCCAGTTTCGCACCCCCACCCGTCCTCAGCCTCCGGTGGTCAAACCCTCCAACATTCTGGAGGTGCAGTTTGAAGGGGTGGGATCCGAAAAACCCACCTCACGCATCATCAAAAACGGACAGAACATTTCCCAGCCGGGCATTTCCAGACAGGGCATCAGCGAAATCAGCCCCGATCCCAGCTTCAAGTTGCTGAACGTGGAAACCCTCACCGACAAGGTGAACCAGGTGCGCTACATCCAGGCCACCTACGAGGTGACCAACAACTCAGGCAGCACCATCAACCGGCTGTTCTTTGCTCCCGTGGATCTGGACGACGATGGAGACCCCACTGGCAACGCCATCGCGCCCACCATTGGCAACACCCCCTTCAAAAAAGTCAGTTACTTTGATGGCACAGATGCCTCCAGCAAAGCCGCTGACCTGACCCCTGGACCAGCCGTTCTGTACGATTTCCAGGCCAGAGATTACCTGGAAGATGTGTATGCTGCACCTTTCTATGACCTTTTTGACCCCAGCACCTTTCATCCTGCAGTGCCCACTGGACTGGCCGCTGTCAATGTGCAGAACTACGCCTGGTACCTGGACCGCGCCCTGGAAGATGGAGACTCTGCCACCGTGACCTTCTCGGTGAGTTTCCCCGTGGATGCCACCCCCGCCAACAACCCCTTCAGCTTCAGCATGCTGGTGGCCACCGGCAAAAACGATGAAGAATTCGCAGCAGTGGGCGAAGAACTGAACTACGACACTGACTTTGCTGGTGCCTACCCCGCCATCACCCTGGACACCACCAATCAGCCTGTGGTGGCCTGGCAGGAGGAATCTTACTACGGCCCCCTGCTCAACTTTGCGGCCCAGTGGGACGGCAACAGCTGGAACCTGCTGGATGGTCCGTTCAACAACGACCTTTTTGGCTTCCCTGGTCCTCCCAGCATCGTGCAAGACGGCACCGACAGCTTCCTGGTCACCTGGTCTGAATCAGACGACGTTTTTGTGAAGCAGTGGAACGGCAGCACCTGGGTCCAGCTGGGCACCGAACTGGATGTGGATGCCACCCAGACCGCAGATTTCCCCAAAATCACCATCGACAGCACCGGCCAACCCGTGGTGGCCTGGACCGAAGTGGATGCCACCGAAAACACCTATCAGGTGTACGTCAAACAGTGGGACGGCGCAGCCTGGAACCAGCTGGGCGGCACCCTGAACCTGGATGTCACCCACGATGCCTCTGAAGCTGTGATCACCCACGACAGCACCGGAAACCCTGTGGTGGGATGGATTGAAGAAACCAGCAGCGGCATCTACCAGCTTTTCGTCAAACAGTGGGACGGCACCAGCTGGAATCAGGTGGGCACCGGGGCCGTCAATGCGGGATCCGATGCCACCACCCCTTACATCGTTTCAGATGCCAGCAACCACCTCACCGTGGCCTGGAGTGAAAACACCGATGTCTATGTTTCCCAGTGGGATGGAACCAGCTGGAATGCGCTGGGCACCACCCTGGACATGGATCCTGCCAACCTGGCGGTGCTTCCTTCGGTGGGCCTGAAACCCGGTGGCCTTCCGGTGGTCAGCTGGGTGGAATTCAGTGGTGCTGGGGTTCCCCAGGTGGTGGCCAGCGTCTGGAACGGCACAGCCTGGGTGCGCTACGGCGACGTGCTCAACAACGACTTCGACAGCCCAGCCCTGCAGACCGCCCTGGTCACCGACAGCACTGGTGTGTCCCATGTGGCTTTCTCTGAACTCTCTGACTGTGGATGTGCTCCCCTGATTTACGTGAAATCCTTCCCCTGAGGTCCAGGGTCACAACCTCAAAGTCGCAGCTTCAAAGTCGCAGCCTCAAATTTCAATCAAGAACCGCTCTTTTCAGAGCGGTTTTTTGTGTTGTTTTGTGGTGTTGGGTTTGAGGGTTTCAGGTTTCAGACAGCTCAATTGGCCCTGCTGCCAGAGAGTGCATTCAGCCCTCCCAGCACATCCATCACCATTTCGATGTGGTACTGGGCATACAGACAGGCTTCCTGGGCCACTTCCGGGGTCATGTGGCCCGTTTCCAGGGCTTCTGAGAGCCGCTGGCTGGTGCTTTTCACTTCCTGCTCAAAAACCTGGATCTGCTCGATCATCTCAGAGGGCATCTGCCAGAAACCCCGATGGGTGCGCACCACTTCATAGCAGCGGGAACACTCGGTGAAGGCCTGTTGCATGTTGATGATGACCGTGTTGTCCATGTCTCAAATTACGGTAAGAAATGTCACAAAACCCTGACTCTGAAACCTCCTGACCTCAGGTGCTAATCCATGATTGATGCTGATGAACTGAGGATTGAAAGTGGCAAGCCCATGACTGGGTTTCTGGCCTCCAGTCTGTACGCACACCCCCATCCCCTTTTCCCAGAAGGAAGCAGAAGTGCTAGAGTCTTAATAACCTGCTCGACCCATCCCCTGCAGAACAGGTGCTTTTTCCGCACTTTCCCCTCTGCGAAGCGAGGCTCCCCATGGACATGAGTGCATTCCTGCAGGAATTTCAACTGGAGGCAGAAGACAACCTGACCCTCCTTGAAGAGGGTCTGTTGCGTCTGGAGCAGCTTGAGGACCCCGAAGTGGTTCGCAGGATGTTCACGGCGGCCCACACCATCAAAGGCAGTGCGGGCATGCTGGGCCTCTCGGACATTCAGCGCCTCACCCATTCCCTGGAAGATGCCCTGGACCAGTTGCGCAAGAACCCCCGGCCCCTTTCCCAGGAGCAGGCCAACATCTTGCTGGAAGTGGTGGATGAGGTGCGGGCCATGTGCGCCGAGGTGATGCAACCCATCCCCCATGAAAAACCCCTGTCCTTCTGGCTGGAACGCCTGAAATCCTGGGACACCCTGCCTGCTGCGCCATCTCAACCTGCATCATCCAAAACTGCACCCTCCAGAACCACTGGGCAGGTTGCAGAACCTCCTGCCGTCTCTGACCTTCCATCTGACCTGCAATCTGTTCCGCAACCTGCTGCACAACCAGATGCCCCTGCAGCTTCAACTTCGATTTACACCGTCCGCCATGCTGTGATTCACGATGTTTCCATGACCGCCCGCATGCACCAGGCCTGGTTGCTGCTGGAAGCGGGTTTTTCGGTGCGTTTTGCCCTGTCCCTGCCTGATTTGCTGGATGCCGAACCGGGAGCCCTGTGGGTGGTGGGATACAACGGTGAAAAAGACACCGCCGATTTCTTGAAACACCTTTCCGAGCCTCAGAAAACAGGAGTGATCGTGTCTATGAGTGATTCCGCAACCCTGCTGGATGGCCCTTTTCGCACCGTGGTGCTGAACCTGCTGGAAACCCCAGATGACAATTCGCTGGTGCACACTGCCCTGGATGTGCTGGGAGACCTGGCATGAGCGTGTGGGTGGTGGACGACAGCCGCCTGATCCGCAGCATGCTGACGGCATTGCTGTCCCAGGCAGGCATTGAAGATGTGAAAACCGCAGAGTCCGGGGAAGCCCTGGTGGAACACTTTCAGGACCACCACACCCGTGAAGCGGTGCGCCTGATCCTGCTGGATTTGATGATGCCGGGCATGGATGGCATCGAAACCCTGCGCCACCTCAGGGCTTTCCCTGAACTGCAGGACATTCCCATCATCATCATCACCGGACGCGGAGAGAAAGAGGACCTGGAGGCGGCATTTCAGGCCGGGGCCAGCGATTTCCTCTCCAAACCTGCAGATCCGGTGGAATTCGTGGCCCGGGTCAAGGGAGCACTCAGGCTCAGCGAACTGCTGGTGCAGCGCAGGTCCAAAGAGCGCGACCTCAAGGACAGCCATGCCCGTCTGGAGCTGCTGACCTACACCGACGCCCTCACCGGGGTGGCCAACCGCCGCAACCTGGACCAGACCCTGCAGAACATCTGGACCCAACCGGGACGCACGGTTTCGCTGATCCTGCTGGACATCGACCATTTCAAACGCTACAACGACACCCTGGGGCACCTGGAGGGAGATGCCTGCCTGAAAAGGGTGGCGGCTGCACTGGAAGACACCCTGGCCGCGGAAGGCACTTTCATTCCAGAAGCCCTGCTGGCCCGTTATGGCGGGGAAGAATTCGCGGTTTTGCTCCCCGATGCCCCCATGGAGGAAGCCGCCCAACTGGCCGAGCACCTGCGCCAGGGGGTGCTGAAAGCCGCCATCCCCCATCCCAACTCCGACCACCAC belongs to Deinococcus roseus and includes:
- a CDS encoding Hpt domain-containing protein encodes the protein MSAFLQEFQLEAEDNLTLLEEGLLRLEQLEDPEVVRRMFTAAHTIKGSAGMLGLSDIQRLTHSLEDALDQLRKNPRPLSQEQANILLEVVDEVRAMCAEVMQPIPHEKPLSFWLERLKSWDTLPAAPSQPASSKTAPSRTTGQVAEPPAVSDLPSDLQSVPQPAAQPDAPAASTSIYTVRHAVIHDVSMTARMHQAWLLLEAGFSVRFALSLPDLLDAEPGALWVVGYNGEKDTADFLKHLSEPQKTGVIVSMSDSATLLDGPFRTVVLNLLETPDDNSLVHTALDVLGDLA